The genomic stretch tttctgtgctaaatttgcctctaaatcaaaattcaaagcgatgacatatgattcttttttcactaaaatgtttgttaatgtttaggaaaggcatttaagaaaaaataattagtatctgatcactaaaacttgagatattatttacaaaactacgtaaaacatgcaaaattatgactttttatacttaattcgtctccaaatcaaaattcaaagcgatgacatgtgatttttttttcattaaaatgttcgttgatgtttaagaaagacatttgagaaaaaataataggtatctaattactaaaacttgagaaattattcacgaaactgcgtaaaacatgcaaaattatgactttctgtgctaaatttgcctctaaatcaaaattcaaagcgatgtgACATGATTCTTTttccactaaaatgtttgttaatgttcaggaaagacatttgaggaaaaataattagtatctgatcactaaaacttgagatattattcacaaaactacgtaaaacatgcaaaattatgactttttatacaaTTCATCTCCAaagcaaaattcaaagcgatgacatgtgattctgttttttattaaaatgttcgttgatgcttaagaaagacatttgagaaaaaataacaggtatctaagtacgaaaactcgagatattattcacaaaactacgtgaaacatgcaaaattatggcttttatgttgaatttgcctctaaatcaaaactcgaagcagtgatccatgatgtttactattataaaatgttcgttgtgtttaggaaagatatttgagggaaaaataataggtatctgattatttgaaatttaaatattttccacaaaaccacatgaaaaatgcaaaaccataattttttaggctcaatttgtctctaaatcataattcaaagcgatgacacgtgatttttttcaataaaatgttcgttgatattgaatgacattcgagataaaaaatagttatctggtaactgaaaatagagatattattcataaaactaagtaaaacatacaatatcatgaatattttggctcaatttgtctctacatcttaattcaaagctacgatatatgattttttaatatatgaGTATGAGTGATatatgagtaaaaataacagatttttggttactgaaaattgagatattattcacaacactacgttaaacaagcaaaatcatgaatatttgaactcaattcgCCTTTATATCTAAATTCAAAGCTAtaatatgtaattgttcttcattgaaatgtttgttaatgttcaggaaagacatttgaggaataaTAATAGGTATCTCATTGCTAAGAGTTGATATATTACTTttaaaactacgtatgtttgaagatgattttctgcatacagaaaaacacattaaaatactctttttaaaatttatatatattatacatataatgcatgcaaaattttgactttttgatcatgagctcaattcgcctgttaattattttttttttttttttcaataaaatgttcgttgttccttcaacatctgcaaatattttcttgcagaagaatttatgttttaatgtggtgcgagtcgagcagaaaaaaatacatttctgatgttttcgtagtttaacgaatagtaacacattgcggaattcgaaatatttttttacttttaccaaaacaaGATCTTGGCACATTTGGCTGGAGTAAAAgccgcatttcattggtttaatttatttttttttatttctacgtagttatgtggattaaaacgttaacttcttctcagacgtgttccttggacatcaacaaacattttcgttataaaaattcacatgttatctctttatatatgattatagaggagaactaagcatgtcacgctaaattcttcttacttcgatttctttcttctaaaagttacataaaaagatgttttactgtgaacgattgacgaatatccggttatcacccgagtgtggtatattcggaactcggatgaccccacataacattttccaaaataacgacttatggtttcaggaaaataatctaaagtggtatttggccaaccatttcaatacgtccgaaacttccgaactccatacgtcattttgaaatccgaaatggcgacttacagtttctgtaaaacatccccaaatcacaaaattcaatccaatattggtatttccgttctgtgcgttctcaaaatgtttaagtacttaaagtgatgttggacgtataagatgtgaaatatttttgaagtgctaataatgcaatgaattataaaaaatgattcctaattttgaaacttttgatcccgagcatcgccgggaacgttcaactagtcgtTAACTAAATTAGATATCTAGTCCTGATTTAGTCGTAAAGTTTTCCAATACATAACCGCGTGAGTAAACCGAAATTTTCGTTTATAACTACATATTTTGCAATGCTTTTGTAAAATATACTATGGTACAAACACAGAGAAAAACTGCATCCAAATGAACTCCTCCAATGAATTCCCTTATTGACGTCACAAACGGCTCATAATCCTGTAAGTCCAGTCATAACAATATCGCGCCCATTTTTAAACAGGGCAGCTTGCCATATGGATTACATAGGGTTCACACTTTTCATACTTACCCGAGCATACTCTCATTTTTGCATTGCAGAACGAAAGCTACAAACTACCGGTCGggtgattttcaaattttttcgtaACGAAGCCATTCAAAATGGTGAGTGTTAGTAAAGTATATtttaattgaaacaaaaaatgcaCAGCCTTTTCTGTACTGCACTGTAGCATTGCGGGCGTGGGATTGTTTACCCTCCTataattccattttttttagaCAGATTCTGACACGTCaacttttcttttcatttatcatcTAGGAGTACACATGTCCCCAGCAGTAGATCTCCGATGCACCCACCAGGATGAGTTTTTATACGCAAGTCCCACCAGCAGGTGTTCATCGTACTACCGATGCTTTCAGCGGCAGGCCATTCGGtacaaatgcaacgataaatcaGTCTTCGATTTTTACCAGCAAAAATGCACCCGCAATCAAAGTAATAGAATTTCTGTTGCATTTCGAATTTGAATAATGATTACTAATCTTGATTACAGTAACCTGCTACGAACCCATTTGCACGGGAAAATCGGACGGTCAGTATGCGGATACAACGCAGGCCTGCAGGAGGTCGTACCGCTGCAAAGGCGGTCAGCTCATTGCAATTGACAACTGTCCACAGGGTTCTCTTTTCGATGGTAACCAATGTTCGCCGCAAAACAAGGTAAACTGCGAAAGTGCTACCGTATCAGCTGTAGCAATACCCTTCGGTGGAGATCAGCGATGCTACGGACTGCAAGACGGGAATCACGTGATCGAAGACGAACAGTGCAAGAAATATATGATTTGTGAGGATAGCAACGTGGTTGATGTGCTGGAGTGTCCTTTCGGTTATTCGTTCAACGAGATGACACGAATGTGTACGTTTTCTGAGGGCGTGGCAACGTCCGGTTGCATGAGCAACTCCATGGACACAGAGGAGGATATTTGTTCTTGGCTTCCGAACGGTCTTCACTTGGAGCCGACCTCTAAAACATGCAAGAGCTACATCAAATGCCTAGATGGTAGGACTGGGTCTAAGCATGACTGTCCTAAATCTACTGTTTTCAATGGAATCCAATGCGTACCAGATTTCCTCTACCATTGTCCTAGGTTAGCGCTGCCGGGTGATATCTGTGACAAGAAGGTAAACGGTTACCATATTGACCCCAGGAAGGGTTGCTCGTATTTTGTTCGCtgtgaaaatcaaaaaacagtTGAGAATCATTCCTGTCCATCGGGATTTCAGTACGATCCAGTGAAAAATGTCTGTGTAGAACCCCTTCGCGGGGAAGCTTGCCACGAGTCGGGATATTCTGGTGACTGTGTTCAGCGTTCAGCAGGATTCTATCAAGAATTTTCGGAGAGCTCCAAATGTGCCCAGTACTTCTACTGCTTCAATGGTAATAAAACTACACTTCGGTGCCCAAATGGTCTTGTATTTGATGGTGAAAATTGTGTAAGTTCTTCCAAATACGTATGTCCCAGTATGAGCTCCAGTTCGTGTGTGAACAAACCAAACGGCTACTATCGGGATCCAACAAGCGGATGTCGGTCGTATTTCTACTGTTCGGAGGGCAGCAAAACATCATATCTGTGCAGTCCGGGACAAATATTCAGCAAAGATCATTGCGTAGATCGTCTGGAGGATTCCTTTTGTACGGAAGATTTGGTTTGCAATGGCAAATCCGATGGATATTACCATGATCTGCAGTCGTACTGTCGTAACTATTACTACTGTCAGAAGGGTGAGAAGCTGCAAACGCTAACATGCCGtggaagcaaaatattcaatgggaATAGCTGTGTATCACCGGAAAGTTACACTTGTCCACACGGAGAGGCTGCCGCGGATCCTTTAGTGAATTGCATAGCACGTTCCTGCGAGCCGATCTGCAAGAAAAATGGCTTTCAGACGGACTACGATAGTAATTGTGAAAACTATTACTTCTGCATCGATGGCAAAAAATCCGTTCTATCCTGTTCGAATAATTACGTCTTTAACGGGGAAATATGCGTGCCTCGTGGCGCATATCGCTGTCCAAAGTACTGCGATGGTACGGTTTCCTGCAGTGGAAGGTAACCAATTACCTTGATCCGTCTGTTGGGTAGTGCCCCTACCTGGATAAGCCATTAGAAAAGCATGCGTTTCGGTGGGCGTCCCCAGACTAGCttaagttttatttatttatactaCACTGCATTTATTTGTGACTTGACGAATGGGCGCCGAAAGAGAACTTGAAAATGACGACAATTGCCGTAGGATTTTCCTAGTTCGTAATTCCGACTCCAACGTCAACAGAATAAGCGACTGACTGAGTGCGATTGATGTACTGCGTTAACTGATGCTATTTATTTCCATTCGGATGTGTATCTCTGTACGAACCATGAAGCATTCAAAATACTCATCATTTTAGCATATAGCTTGATAAGATAGATAAATAGTTAATAAGACACGGAATATATTGCTTGAGCAAAATTTAAGTAACTCCATTTTAGTCAAATAGTTATaattttttaccccactttaaATGTTGGAATAAATTTATGACATAGTCACTCAATGCTATGGAAAATACTTATTTAAACCTAGAATATCACAATATTTCACATTGTTTTACTTGAAAAACTACAGATGGTTCAAGATGTTGGAGACATTTTATCTCAgcaaattatttaattaaaaatacaagaaattctttttcaaaaatcattgAAGAGCATTGCCGCTTTTCGTAGAAGCGAATCAGTATAACAATTTAGTCGAAAAAAATGATAGAGAAGTATTTTTCTTTTAGTCATCTCGTGCTCAAATTACTGTCGATTCTCGATTCAAGTCGTCATTTGAAAATAACCTAGAATCATTCAAAATGTTTTAATGTTCCTACGCTTATTCAACATTATGAAACCTGGTTTAAAAACTTCAGCCGTCAGTTTTATTAAATTCCGATAGGGTGCTGTCGGTCCTTAGTCGAGTCAGCGTGAAATCCGTCTATACTAGGCTAGAAGTAATGCTCACAGCAACTGCAAGACTAGACAGAGATTGAGAAAGTGTCAAGCCAGTTGTAAGAAACCGGATTACTTTCTATTGTCACCACCAATGGTTGATGTCAATCGATCAACCCAATGAGGGGGGAAGTATTTCCGTATAAAAGGTATTTCTTTTGCTTGACTCGTCATTCATTATTAGAAAATATAGAACAAATCATGCGTTTATTTGTTGTACCCTGTCTGTTTCATCTGTCGGCAATGGCATTTGCTGGGCCAATTGTAACAAAAGCGGGTAAGTGCtgttacttttttatttaacattGCTGTATGTTCGAACAACTTTCATAATTTTAGAATACGAAGAGCTAGAGGTACCAAGTCCATCGGTTACCAGCTACCCACAAGTTCCCACAACACAGTACGAAGCTAGCACCCAAGTCAATAAACCAGCATACTTCAATTATTACAGTACGCCAAGTTACAGTAAATTGGATGTAAGCTCAACGACTTCCTATCCTACTACCAGCACCAGCACCACAGACAAGTACTGGAACAGCATGCTTGACGAGCACAACAAAAAGTATCATTACATAACGGAAACGCTTGGCAACTACAACGACAAAATGGCCGACCAGGTAAGGGGTGCATTTGCTGAAGTCCATCAGGCAATGTCATATCAGCCTAAAAAGTACGCGTATGACGATATTTACACCAGTAGCAGTAGTGGTGTGGCCGAATCACAGAAAAACAGTGCCCACCTGAAACTGGCTCTCGGTCAGCTGGAGGAGCAACTCGCGCAGATGAAGATGTGGCTAGCGATCAAGGAAGCCAGCCAGCAGGGCAAGTCCGAGACGGAGGAAACCGTACAGCGAAGACCTGGTGGGTACTGATGTGAGAAGTAATgactattatttatttatttatataagtATAATAAACACCTTAAAAATAAGATATTTCGGCTGCTGACTTacactgcctgtgatcgcataactgtaacattcgacattttatgggtTTCAAGTTAGTATGTGTCCTCTTTTTAAATCTACAAAAATATGCTTATATTTGttcgaaaaaagtcgtaaataaTACAAAGTTGTTCTGTCACATGACGTAAACAATCGCATAATCGTCACGATACTTTacttttacaactttttttgtcaaaatctGCCTTCCAATCCACATCACCATCCACGGGAgttcggaagttattctggtccggtaaccaactaccggtgatccgtttctggtgttcagctcatgctcgttgaatccaaaaaaaaactttttttccgcTGTGATATATGCCAACAGCAGCTTgtaagtgacggcataaaagtaTCGGTTTTGAGGTCAGAAGTTGGAATAAAttgcaaaaattaaaattataagaCGATAGGGTGTAAGATGATAAGGATATcagcacatctgttcaactgaagaaccaaaaacgagacaaaatctctttatttaaagtatcgacatctagcggtggagagaatgcattttacactcgaaatttcattacgcttatattccattcattcaacaaaaggactctataagctctcgccgctttttcatcgagagaatcctttgttctccccggtactggtatagcgagagtgcctttccatgataaacgtacagtaccacccgcatacgtgcaacggtttttatgtagatatatttttaatgaatttccttgttgcccaagttgaaaactgaatatcttgactaacgacaataattttttacattgtacctaatgtcgtaagcagtgctggtacagcgcgtctgatatgcatttctagcaatgttaggtatataaaatgtttgaatggttgaaagatttttagtttattgacgttgattgtgaattgtttctgagtttccactttaaagatttcttgaatgcgatcctgtcttaacttgattttgatagattcaactattcaagatcacctttttgcctggtcattaaagcaaaaaaaatagtttttcggtgcatgttcaaactattggagcgaactgttcgaacgatgcactgtaaacttaatgtaggatggaacagcaaaaaatgaatgcgaaaacttgagcaccgatttgctgcagagttttgttcgaagttgcatatctgttctgtgataTCAGGCTGGGCACACCGATGTTAATATTAACCTAAGTGTCATTCTAAAAAGGTCTTTTAAGCCGAGTCCATAATAGTTTCCATAATAGTAGCCGCGCCTTTTCAATTCACTGCGCCAACACACACGTCTTCACATAATTCGGCCTTGAGGCTGCTGTGTATTAAAATACCTACCGGCGTATTACACCTGTTCACCCTAGTAGGTAATTTTACAACGAGCAATCGAAGTCTCCTAGAACGACTGTTACTGATAGCAACTGATAGTAACGTGAGATGGCAGAACGAAGCGGGAAGATGTAGCATTCTATTGTCACTCTCACTGAAGTGTCTTCAGATTGGAGAGGAGTCATCAAGTAAGAAAATTAAAAGCGTTCACCCGATTGAGTAAATTTATAAGACAGAACTTAGATCGTAGTTAATATTATTGTGGATTTCAGGATAATTACACGAATCACGATCAAACTAACTTGAACCCTTCGAACCCCGCGGCGACTGCGCCAGTATGGTATGAAGTAAATGAAGCAGTCCAAAAAGTATAATGAATCTGGCAACCATACTGTATATAAATATTAAGCGACAAATTTCGGCATCACAATACCGCTGCCAGCACTTTTTACGTAAAAATCATTGTTTGTTTCTGTTTGGTGTTGAACATTTGGAGCATGCACTTTATGTGAAAAATTGAAATCCTGGAACGCATCAATTTCGTACAATGGGGGATACAGAGGAAATCGATAAGAATGCTCACAACCTCGAGAATGAAATGATGGAGATTGGAGgacgaaacgaatatgaatatTCCGCAGAGCCGCTGAAGATTGACGACGATGTTTTGTACGATTCTGAATACCTGGAAGATTCGGAACAGCCGGCACACGATGTTTGCTCGGATTTTAGTATTGAGTCTGACCCATCGACTTCCAAGGGTCTACCAGCAAAAAAGGTAAGAGTTGGGTTTTTTTACATGCCACAATATGCATTGGTTATGAAATTCAATGATTTTAGGCAAAGATTAATCGGAGTTTCTGCGCCAACATGAAGAGTATAACGGCAGTATTGAGCGGAAAGAAGTTCAGATTCCAAGCCCCAGTTTACTTGAAGAAGTTCAAAAATCAAAAGTCATATGAAAACTGCGGGACGGTTAACGTTGATGGAGACACAACCGAAGAAGTTGTTCTAAAAATTTGGGAGTTCTGTTCCAAGTTTGTTTATCGCGCCGATTCTTTCTCGGAACCGTCCGATTCACGAGCTGACCCTAAGTGGGCTGAATTTTCGCCGAAATACGATGAACG from Wyeomyia smithii strain HCP4-BCI-WySm-NY-G18 chromosome 3, ASM2978416v1, whole genome shotgun sequence encodes the following:
- the LOC129733300 gene encoding uncharacterized protein LOC129733300, which gives rise to MRLFVVPCLFHLSAMAFAGPIVTKAEYEELEVPSPSVTSYPQVPTTQYEASTQVNKPAYFNYYSTPSYSKLDVSSTTSYPTTSTSTTDKYWNSMLDEHNKKYHYITETLGNYNDKMADQVRGAFAEVHQAMSYQPKKYAYDDIYTSSSSGVAESQKNSAHLKLALGQLEEQLAQMKMWLAIKEASQQGKSETEETVQRRPGGY
- the LOC129731634 gene encoding matrilin-2-like isoform X2, which produces MPHCLTTETTEALVQKNKCQKTCARHAPLENASRRQPRRRCCCIRSSTNRALLDLPRYRVSAKVTPRLSSNVFLLITAAAATVITAFATGVHMSPAVDLRCTHQDEFLYASPTSRCSSYYRCFQRQAIRYKCNDKSVFDFYQQKCTRNQITCYEPICTGKSDGQYADTTQACRRSYRCKGGQLIAIDNCPQGSLFDGNQCSPQNKVNCESATVSAVAIPFGGDQRCYGLQDGNHVIEDEQCKKYMICEDSNVVDVLECPFGYSFNEMTRMCTFSEGVATSGCMSNSMDTEEDICSWLPNGLHLEPTSKTCKSYIKCLDGRTGSKHDCPKSTVFNGIQCVPDFLYHCPRLALPGDICDKKVNGYHIDPRKGCSYFVRCENQKTVENHSCPSGFQYDPVKNVCVEPLRGEACHESGYSGDCVQRSAGFYQEFSESSKCAQYFYCFNGNKTTLRCPNGLVFDGENCVSSSKYVCPSMSSSSCVNKPNGYYRDPTSGCRSYFYCSEGSKTSYLCSPGQIFSKDHCVDRLEDSFCTEDLVCNGKSDGYYHDLQSYCRNYYYCQKGEKLQTLTCRGSKIFNGNSCVSPESYTCPHGEAAADPLVNCIARSCEPICKKNGFQTDYDSNCENYYFCIDGKKSVLSCSNNYVFNGEICVPRGAYRCPKYCDGTVSCSGR
- the LOC129731634 gene encoding peritrophin-44-like isoform X3 produces the protein MSPAVDLRCTHQDEFLYASPTSRCSSYYRCFQRQAIRYKCNDKSVFDFYQQKCTRNQITCYEPICTGKSDGQYADTTQACRRSYRCKGGQLIAIDNCPQGSLFDGNQCSPQNKVNCESATVSAVAIPFGGDQRCYGLQDGNHVIEDEQCKKYMICEDSNVVDVLECPFGYSFNEMTRMCTFSEGVATSGCMSNSMDTEEDICSWLPNGLHLEPTSKTCKSYIKCLDGRTGSKHDCPKSTVFNGIQCVPDFLYHCPRLALPGDICDKKVNGYHIDPRKGCSYFVRCENQKTVENHSCPSGFQYDPVKNVCVEPLRGEACHESGYSGDCVQRSAGFYQEFSESSKCAQYFYCFNGNKTTLRCPNGLVFDGENCVSSSKYVCPSMSSSSCVNKPNGYYRDPTSGCRSYFYCSEGSKTSYLCSPGQIFSKDHCVDRLEDSFCTEDLVCNGKSDGYYHDLQSYCRNYYYCQKGEKLQTLTCRGSKIFNGNSCVSPESYTCPHGEAAADPLVNCIARSCEPICKKNGFQTDYDSNCENYYFCIDGKKSVLSCSNNYVFNGEICVPRGAYRCPKYCDGTVSCSGR
- the LOC129731634 gene encoding matrilin-2-like isoform X1 — encoded protein: MPHCLTTETTEALVQKNKCQKTCARHAPLENASRRQPRRRCCCIRSSTNRALLDLPRYRVSAKVTPRLSSNVFLLITAAAATVITAFATERKLQTTGRVIFKFFRNEAIQNGVHMSPAVDLRCTHQDEFLYASPTSRCSSYYRCFQRQAIRYKCNDKSVFDFYQQKCTRNQITCYEPICTGKSDGQYADTTQACRRSYRCKGGQLIAIDNCPQGSLFDGNQCSPQNKVNCESATVSAVAIPFGGDQRCYGLQDGNHVIEDEQCKKYMICEDSNVVDVLECPFGYSFNEMTRMCTFSEGVATSGCMSNSMDTEEDICSWLPNGLHLEPTSKTCKSYIKCLDGRTGSKHDCPKSTVFNGIQCVPDFLYHCPRLALPGDICDKKVNGYHIDPRKGCSYFVRCENQKTVENHSCPSGFQYDPVKNVCVEPLRGEACHESGYSGDCVQRSAGFYQEFSESSKCAQYFYCFNGNKTTLRCPNGLVFDGENCVSSSKYVCPSMSSSSCVNKPNGYYRDPTSGCRSYFYCSEGSKTSYLCSPGQIFSKDHCVDRLEDSFCTEDLVCNGKSDGYYHDLQSYCRNYYYCQKGEKLQTLTCRGSKIFNGNSCVSPESYTCPHGEAAADPLVNCIARSCEPICKKNGFQTDYDSNCENYYFCIDGKKSVLSCSNNYVFNGEICVPRGAYRCPKYCDGTVSCSGR